The Candidatus Deferrimicrobium sp. region GAGCCGGTGCAGGATCGGAAGCGCGAAGGCGGCCGTTTTCCCGGTGCCGGTCTGGGCGGAGCCGAGCAGGTCCTTCCCCTGGAGCACGTGGGGAATGGCCTTTTCCTGGACAGGGGTCGGAGTCGTGTAGTGAGGCTCTCCACCATCGGATTGACGGTCGGATCGTTCATCGCCTTCAGTCTCTCACGTTTCTTCGGCCGCCCCCTGACCGAGAAGTTCGTCGACGCGAAGACGATGGAGCGATTCGACTACCTGCTCCATCACAAGGGGGCGTTTCTCATCTTCCTGCTGTTCCTGATCCCCGGGTTTCCAAAGGATTATCTCTGCTACATCCTCGGGCTGGGCCATCTCACCACGCTGGAGTTTCTCTCCATCGCCACCACGGGACGTC contains the following coding sequences:
- a CDS encoding TVP38/TMEM64 family protein; its protein translation is MRLSTIGLTVGSFIAFSLSRFFGRPLTEKFVDAKTMERFDYLLHHKGAFLIFLLFLIPGFPKDYLCYILGLGHLTTLEFLSIATTGR